The Paenibacillus sp. RC334 nucleotide sequence GGTTGATATAAATCTCTCCCTCGAATGGATTGTGAAGCACAGATGCAAGTATAGAAGGCCAACTTTACCCTGTATTAATACGTATCTTAAATTTCGTTTAAAAAAAGTGGCTGTTTGTATTAAACAGGCATCATAAGTGAAAAGTGACTACCTTCCTCACCTAAGGATTGGACGAATATCCGATGTTTTAAATAGCTCAAAACAAAAAAACCGCCATTGCGGCGGTTCTAATTCGACGTTGAATCCTGATTATGTCCGAACTATAACGCTTGCGTGCCCGAGGATCGCTGGGGACGTAAGTTCATGATGATCAAAGATGTGGAAAATAAAGTAAGGATGACCCCTAGCAAGTGGATTCCCATTACACTGAACGTATCTCCCATGATGATTCCGATTAACAATGACGACAAAATGGTACCGAGGTATCGCGAAGTATTAAAAATACCCGAGGAGACACCAATCATTTCTTTTGGTGTGCTCTTGAACAGGGCAGCCTGCATGCCGACGCTATTCAATCCGTTACTTATACCAAATACAGCCAAGGCGAGGATTACACTGAACATCGGCGAAGCTTCATTCAAGGTGATGATTAATACGGACCCGAATGTCATTAACACTGCAGAAAGGATTAAAGCCAGCCGCGTTCCAGATTTGTCGATCCAGCGTCCTGCGAGAGGAGAACTGATAAGTGAACATAAACCGAGGGTTAGCATAATTATTCCTGTATGAATTTCGTTAAGATGACGTACTTGCTGCAAATAAGACGGTATTCCAAAAAACAGAGCGTAAAAAAGAGTGTTAACCAGCATAAATTGTACATTCACCCAGGTCATTTCGGGATATGTAGCAAATGCCCGCAGAGGAATAAAGGGGGATGGTGTTTTCAATTCATGTCGTATAAAAGTTGCTAATGCAATCAAACCGATCCCCCCTACCATAAGGTGCCATGTTGAAAGATGTCCGGTTGATTTGACTGAAAGCAAGCTAATTAGCAGAGTCACCAAAGCGACTGTGAACAAGAGTATGCCCGGCGCATCAATCAGCAGGAGCCATTTCCTGATGGACATGTCACCAGAGGTGGATTTGAATGACTCCTCTTTGGGAATGGTTTTCCAGGCGAAGATAAAGCTTGCGATTACAAATGGAATATTAACAAGGAATATGCTGGGCCAGTCCCACCAATGAATCATTACACCACCAATAAAAGGGCCTACCGCTGCTGCTCCGGATAGGAACATCGCAAGGACAGACAAGGCGGCTGCCTGTTTCTCAGTAACATGGATTCTTACAATCGCCATTCCGACGGCTACCATCATGCTTGTGCCGACAGATTGAACGATCCGGAATACGATGAGCCAAGAAAAGCCAGGAGATAACGGAGCTAACATGGAGGAAACGAAGACAACAACCAGACCGATAAGGAATATCTTTCTGCGGCCGAACAGATCACTGCACTTGCCCATGACCGGTTGAGCTACAGCACTCGCAATGTAAAAGGAAAAAATAATCCACGAAACGGTCGTAACATCAAGTTGATACACATGTTGCAGTCTTGCAATGGCTATAGATATCATGGAGGAATTTAACGGATTCAGCATGATTCCCAAGCCGACAGATATCATTAACCATATATTTCGAGCGTTCATTTTGTATATACCCCCTTCTTCTCTGATCATCTTAATGGAATCCTGTTATTTATTCCAACGCATTTTATGTTATGATTTGATGAACTAAAAGGAATAAGAGAGTGGTGCGAAATGGAGCTTCTTCAGCTACGCTATTTTCTGACGTTAGCCCGGTGTGAACATGTTACGGAAGCTGCGGGTAAGTTGCATGTCACTCAA carries:
- a CDS encoding MFS transporter, yielding MNARNIWLMISVGLGIMLNPLNSSMISIAIARLQHVYQLDVTTVSWIIFSFYIASAVAQPVMGKCSDLFGRRKIFLIGLVVVFVSSMLAPLSPGFSWLIVFRIVQSVGTSMMVAVGMAIVRIHVTEKQAAALSVLAMFLSGAAAVGPFIGGVMIHWWDWPSIFLVNIPFVIASFIFAWKTIPKEESFKSTSGDMSIRKWLLLIDAPGILLFTVALVTLLISLLSVKSTGHLSTWHLMVGGIGLIALATFIRHELKTPSPFIPLRAFATYPEMTWVNVQFMLVNTLFYALFFGIPSYLQQVRHLNEIHTGIIMLTLGLCSLISSPLAGRWIDKSGTRLALILSAVLMTFGSVLIITLNEASPMFSVILALAVFGISNGLNSVGMQAALFKSTPKEMIGVSSGIFNTSRYLGTILSSLLIGIIMGDTFSVMGIHLLGVILTLFSTSLIIMNLRPQRSSGTQAL